The genomic segment AAGTACTACTTTGATTTCCTGACACTTATGGTCCCTATTCATTGCACTCACCCTTTTGAGTTGTGTCATTTCATATAAAGCCATGATTGAGCTCATGACAAGGAAAAGTTACATCTAATTAATCTCTGAAAGGCATACAGCCCCATACAGAGTAAGTGCCCTGTGAACATTGGGTGAATTGTAATTtgttcatatattttatttatttctcaagTTGTTGCTTCCTACAAAGAACTTTGAGATTTTAGTAACCAGGTCCTGCTTCTCATGAGGAAGGTTGCCTGATTAGCAAGGGGAAAAGGGTACAGCTCTCTGGGGAACAACCTTGTCTTAACCAATCATCCCACCTTCTCCCCTGGTGCCTCTGGAGCAGTTTCAAGTCAAGGCTAGGCTGCCAGGGTTCGTTTTTCTCTGTGGAACAGCACAGAGACAAAGAGGAGGGAAGTCTCCTTTGCTCTTGTTTTAAGTCTGGTGAAATTGAGAACCCAGCAGTTTAGTTTCAGCATCCTGAGTCTGAGGAGCAGGAGGAGTAGATTCTCAGCCTTGTGACTCTGGCAAGACAGGTATCTCAGCTTGATGATTCTCGACTGGCTCACTGGGAAACCTGGGTGACCCTGGGTGGGAGCTGTTCTCAAGGCATCATTTGCACCTCTGTGGTCAGAACAGAAAAGGTAACTGTGGTGAGAACAGCAAAGCCTTGGAGATGCTGggaagagttttttgttttgtgaccATGTGCTTGTTTTGCATGTGCTGATTATTATTCCACATGGAAAGCCAAGGGAATGTGACAACGAGCCCATGGCATTTTATGAAGTGCTCTCTTAGTGAAGGTACCAGTAAGAATTGGGTAGGGATTGAGCTAGATTCTTGGAAAGGGAAAAGTCAGTAAGTGACCAAGTATACAAGGAGAGAATTAAGAGAAGCAGAGGTAAGACAGGCAATAAATATCAAGGGTTCTATTCTGCAAACCAAGGAAACAAAGGGAAGGCGGGTGAATGAAAGCTGCAaataaaagacaattaaaaacatTCAAAGGCAATAGGAAGGCATCTAAAATGGAGATAGTAAAGCTGTCCCAGCTGCTCCAATGGTACCATGAAACATTAACCTAATAACAGGTTTCCCCTTTTCCGGTCTGTTTCCATTAGTCCAACCTTTACCTACAAAGTGACTTTACTTTCCAGTTGACTAGCATTCCCAATGATTCCCCATCATCTACAGAATACACTCAAAAGCCCATAGCAGCCCTTCATAAACTGGTCCCAGACTCTATCCCCAACTTCGTCTTTTCCTATGCTCCCCTTTACTCCAGGCACACATGATACATTTTCACAGATTTACACTTGCTTTTCTGCCTTCTTAGACTGCTTTTCTCATCTTCTACACATAACTAACTCCTACTATTCTTTTGATATCACAAGCATCTAACACATGCAAGGATCGTTATGTAATTCACCCACTCACCTCAACGAAGCAGTCTCTTGTATCACTTCAAATCACCCCACTCAAACTACCACCTCACGGTGATGACTTCATGGCTAACACACACAATGTGACTGAATTCGTTTTTCTGGGACTTTCTACCAATCCGGAGGTGCAGAGAGTttgctttgtgatatttttgttcttgtaCATAGCGATTGTATTCGGGAATTGCCTCATTGTGCTCACTGTCATGACCAGCAGAAGTCTTGcttcccccatgtacttcttcctcagtTACCTGTCCTTTGTGGAGATCTGCCACTCTTCTACCACAGCCCCCAAGCTTATCTCAGACTTGCTGGCTGAAAGGAAAGCCATATACCTGTGGggctgcataacacaggttttctTCATCCACTTCTTTGGTGGCACTGAGATTTTCCTGCTCactgtgatggcctatgaccgctatgtggccatctgcaagcccctcaATTACACCACCATCATGAACCAGCAAGTGTGTGCTGTCTTGGTAGGAATAGCATGGGTGGTGGGCTTTGTGCATTCCTTTGCCCAAGTCCTTCTCATCTTCCACTTGCCCTTTTGTGGCCCCAATGTGATTgaccacttcttctgtgacctGCTTCCTCTGCTCAAGCTTGCCTGCTCTGACACCTTTCTCATTGGTCTGTTGATGGTTGCCAATGGGGGGACCCTGTCTGTGATCAGCTTTGTGGTTGTCTTAGCCTCCTATGTGGTTATCTTGCTCCATCTGAGGACTCGAAGCTCTGAGGGGCGGCGAAAGGCCCTCTCCACCTGTGGGTCCCATATTTCTGTGGTAATCTTGTTCTTTGGGCCCCTTATCTTTATCTATATGAGGCCCTCTACCACTCTGTCTGTGGACAAGATGGTGGCTGTGTTCTACACAGTGATCACTCCTCTCCTCAACCCTGTAATCTACTCCCTGAGAAATGCTGAAGTGAAGAAGGCCAtgaagaggctgtggagcaaaacaatgaaagaggaagagagaTAGAGACTGAGTATTGGCTCCTTGTGTTCAGGATGATGCTGAGTCCAAATGGAAACTTGGGAAGGGCAGAATTGGTTGAAAGAAATAAGTGTACAGCACTTGTTATTTCTAGGGTTATTCTATCTTTTGTCCATCTTTAAAAAACTTCAATTTAATTGCTTATAAAATATATTCACTTATGAATGCACTGTACCTTAACTAGTCATTTTTCTGTTGTTATATGTTTAGGTAGTTTCTAATTTTTTACTACTATAAATAACACTGTCATAAATATTCTTGAATAAAAAAGCTTTAACCtcaggtggagaaggggagagtgttgatgcaacatgaggttggcaaccagtgtcgcaaaaaaaattgtgtattaagtgtttaaggagaaactaagttgctttgtaaactttcacctaaatcacaaaaaaagacagaaagacctgatgatctagtTCTGGagaatcacagccattgaaaaccctatggagtcagttttactctgaaacacatgggttgccgtgagtcagaatctcttcGATTGGCAGTTagtttagttttcctttttttttttttttaacccttcagAAGTGtgaacatcatgaaagacaaaaattgAAAAACTGTTCCAGATTAAAgtagattaaaaatatataataactaAAAGCAACATGTAATTTGGGATTGGATCCTGGAATAGGTCAAGGGTGTTAGTGGTGCTAAAAGTCCCTAAGTAGGTAGTAGAGACATCATTGTCCATTCCTGATTTTGCAAATTGTGCTGTACTTATGTCAGAGAAGGTCTTTGGTTTTAGGAATTACTCACCGAGGGTCTAGAGGTAAGGAGGCATCGTGTCAACAGCTTAGCTTCAACATTGCAGGAAAAAAATTCTATCTGTCTAGAGTATGAGTGATAAAAATGCGGCAAAATACTGACATTTGGGGAATATGCATTAAGAGTATACAGAAATTCCTTGTGCTATCATTGCGATATTTTCATAACTCAGAAATTGTTTTACAATCGAAAGTTAAAAGCATTTTgcaaatttattatatatatctcatcatttaatttgcatttcttcaattttttttcatgaGGATGATGTTTCCATATTTAACTGGCTTTGAATCTTATTTACaacattttcaatttttaaaggCTTTTCATTTCTATGTAGTAAAACCTATCAgctttttcttctgttgttttttttctattgcttttgcGTTTAGAATATCCTATAGCATTAATTACTTTcataagcttttaaaaataaacaaaccaaaaaggtACACGTGgaaattttcattctctttgtttCTCCATTCCATTTTTCCCCTCTCCTATGCCCCTACCAGATAAACATTTTCCTtagtttcctcttttcttttcagAGTTTCTTTAAGCAAATATAAGTGTGCATATACAGatctatataatatatatacccATTTATCTTCATCTTTTATATGAGTGTTACCATACAGTACAAGCACATGGGAAACTTGTCTTATTTATTTAACCATATATCTTGAAGACTCttctaaattattattatttgtggtCCTCATTGAATGGATGTGTAGTCATTTAATTAACCAGTCTTCTACTGATAATATATTGGCTTTTTTTCAACTAGTACTGCGGTGATGAACCTTGTCTTAAACACAGTTAAATTTCTAGAAATGGAGTTGCTGGATCAAAAGTGTGTATTCTTGGTAACTTGATAGATGTTACCATATTGCCCTTTGCAGTGATTGGGCCAATTTGAGCTCTCATCAGCAATTTTGTCTTTCCTGCAAAATGGAATGTTAAAACTCTAGGGATTTTGCTAATCTGATAGATGAAAAATGGCAGCTCAATATAATTTTAAGTTACATTTCTTTTATTTCCCAtgaggttgaacatcttttcatatagcTAAAGGCCGTTTACATTTTCTGTGAACTGTTTGTTCCTATCATTTTCCCATATTTGAGTTGCAATTCTTTTTATTATGTTCTAAGAACTATTTATAGATGAAGATTAATATTTCTGGTATGattttttccttggtttattATTTGATCTTTGTCctgtatttatgattttttttttttttacatatagaaGTTTTTGCTTTTTAGGTAATtatcattattttcctttatagCTTCTGGAGTAGGCAGGGATGCACTGTTTCTTATTATGAAAGCTTTATAAAATGCTTTAATGTCTGGTGGGCTAGTCCCTCCTCACTGCTCTTCATTTTCAAAGTTCTACTGGCAGTGGTTCTTCTATAtgagttttaattttaattttacttcaCTTCCTATCCCTTCAGCTCCAAAAAAGAGCCTGTTATAATTTTGATTGAAGTCATCTtacatttataaatttatttcaaaaaattgACTTCTTAATGATAGGGAGTCTTCCTATGCAGGGCCATGGTATGTATTTCCATTTGTACACATGTATTTCCATTTGTTCGCATCTTTTGTGTTTTTCGGTAACATTGTaaagggtttctttctttcttttgtatgcTCTACCTATttcatatgtttttaaaattgaTTGATTGTAGTGAACTGATTGTTCTCTGTAAGTATGAAAGCTACTGATTCAACATACTATTTTTTACTGCACATATATACCTTTCAATGCAAATTAGCATATAATGCTCATACAGTAAACTCAGCAAGTCTCCACTCAGCCCTTCAGCATTCTGATGAGCACATTGCATAAAAAGGTTACTCCAAAGCAGATGCAATGTCCATCTTCAGGATCAGCCAACCTTCTATCTGGACCAGCAACAGAATTTTCAGTTGGGATCACAGGACCAAAGGAGCCCTACTTGTAAGAAATCGGGCTTTTATGTTTGATGGTGCTTATTGTAACCTTCTTATTATGGGACATTTCAAATATATGTCAAAGTAGACCGTATAACATTAAAAATCTCTTTTACCCATCACTCACCTTCAACAGTTGTCAGCTCATGTCCAAATCGTTTCATTTATATCCCTGTCGACTCCCTGTTCCCATTACTCATATAATTTTGAATAAAATCTCAGACATCatgccatttcattttacatgtTTCAAATTCATCTCTAAAAGATAACAGCTCTTTTAAATTTAGCCACCATAGTGTTATAACATCTGATGGTGAATCAAACCTAAATAATTATGAAATGTTCTACTTtgcttgtatttttttcctttaagtattCTTGTATGAAATATTATAGCTTCACTTACCATCTCTTTGTGTTGGGATGGTGTATCATTTTCCATTCTTTAACCTCTAACTTTTCTGTACCCATATGCTTTAGGTTAGTCTCTTTTTAACAGCATATGTTCACATTTCTTTTATCCAGTAGACTAATCTTAGTTTATCAATAGGAGCATCAATTACATTTTCATCCAATATAAGGACAGGTACACTTGCATATAAATCTACAATCTTATCAAACACATTCAATTTGTTCCACCTGTTCTTATCttcttttgattattattttttgttattctgtttattttctacttttcttagtttggaagttatTCATTGTTTTAGTTTTCCATGAGAAgttattttagagattaaaaaaacacattcTTAATTTA from the Loxodonta africana isolate mLoxAfr1 chromosome 7, mLoxAfr1.hap2, whole genome shotgun sequence genome contains:
- the LOC100669572 gene encoding olfactory receptor 4X2-like, with the protein product MANTHNVTEFVFLGLSTNPEVQRVCFVIFLFLYIAIVFGNCLIVLTVMTSRSLASPMYFFLSYLSFVEICHSSTTAPKLISDLLAERKAIYLWGCITQVFFIHFFGGTEIFLLTVMAYDRYVAICKPLNYTTIMNQQVCAVLVGIAWVVGFVHSFAQVLLIFHLPFCGPNVIDHFFCDLLPLLKLACSDTFLIGLLMVANGGTLSVISFVVVLASYVVILLHLRTRSSEGRRKALSTCGSHISVVILFFGPLIFIYMRPSTTLSVDKMVAVFYTVITPLLNPVIYSLRNAEVKKAMKRLWSKTMKEEER